A genomic window from Brassica oleracea var. oleracea cultivar TO1000 chromosome C8, BOL, whole genome shotgun sequence includes:
- the LOC106311644 gene encoding serine/threonine-protein kinase ATM-like: protein MKASMEEDDECLTLRKIEVSGGNISLVVDFSGSLTGASSHNALESNGSCLKENQTQESLVGNLVWAMTKSKKWWPGEVVGYKADAKESSFMVRYLGEGQLESWCAPSKLRPFKESFERLASQRNDVGFFVAVEEAMTLLRNSLKLEMTCSCMSERNGKKPARKTKPLILRDFSVDRLEPKEFVTRLKNLAECVSSGGILEATVMQSRLSAFYSFCGHKQIPMDQLNQNEARRSFNGSKMEESEFVGSPSVVAGSRRRKFRKEWFRKFVSEVDNVSAREDLVDTSPSDLVSKLKLLAVDSSTCSEETENVGLFEWFFSKFRISVFHDENSYRMQLANMAGLNDLMVAKAANPGTELRTSKSKNVGKSKIEPFCGVSVAGAEQKTFESQKIPEKSKIELIGCVSVSDTEQKISESHENSERSKMEVIGGVSVANTEQKTFELQKNSEKSKIEVVGGVSVADADQKANIRAEKYRTYHRASKPKMPGLKTIKDTISRSDFSSSVANEPSLQGKACMADTLSRPSATLVPDLNSGGNALASAESDHLQKPETLVPPSPLPQKEERPFSVMLNFQAAAAAAAAAAAPRSIYGASGTGYVSSLTDLERRFTSADLCAKVTGTEKKKRGRKRKNPEAAHATNGIPDLNGTTKEPASVPPQAEPTLRRKRRKKEEMPNRSTRGITVLVLKFSSKELMPSKDDLTSTFSAFGPLDASETHVYEELSGAEVAFVSSGDAVEAVKSLDKANPFGENLVSFRLQQKLINVVYRNIAPRMPAISHVSPLQKPKNPPISVESMKQNLLMMTAMLDKSGDHLSRETKAKLKSDISALLEKISSMPSSSSSSS from the coding sequence ATGAAGGCATCGATGGAAGAAGATGATGAGTGTTTAACCTTGAGGAAGATTGAAGTCTCTGGTGGGAATATATCACTTGTTGTTGACTTTAGCGGCTCTTTGACTGGGGCTAGTTCCCACAACGCCCTTGAATCTAATGGGAGTTGTCTGAAGGAGAACCAAACTCAGGAGTCTCTGGTTGGGAATCTTGTATGGGCGATGACCAAATCCAAGAAATGGTGGCCAGGGGAAGTCGTTGGTTACAAAGCTGACGCAAAGGAGAGTTCTTTCATGGTTAGGTATCTTGGCGAGGGGCAGCTTGAATCGTGGTGCGCACCTTCGAAGCTGAGGCCTTTCAAGGAGAGCTTTGAGAGATTGGCGAGTCAAAGAAACGATGTGGGGTTTTTCGTCGCGGTGGAGGAAGCTATGACCTTGTTGAGGAACTCGTTGAAACTTGAGATGACTTGTTCTTGCATGTCTGAAAGGAACGGGAAAAAGCCAGCTCGGAAGACAAAGCCTTTGATCCTGCGTGACTTCTCTGTAGATCGTTTGGAGCCGAAAGAGTTTGTGACTCGGCTGAAGAATCTGGCGGAATGTGTTTCGAGCGGTGGGATACTCGAGGCCACAGTCATGCAGAGTAGGCTATCAGCGTTTTATAGTTTCTGTGGGCATAAGCAGATACCGATGGATCAGCTAAACCAAAACGAGGCTAGGAGAAGTTTCAATGGATCTAAGATGGAAGAGAGTGAGTTCGTTGGTTCTCCATCGGTTGTTGCAGGTAGTCGCAGGAGGAAGTTTCGGAAAGAGTGGTTTAGAAAATTCGTTAGTGAGGTTGACAACGTGTCTGCGAGAGAGGATCTTGTTGACACGTCTCCTTCTGATTTGGTATCTAAACTCAAGCTGCTTGCTGTGGACTCCTCCACGTGTTCAGAGGAGACTGAGAATGTCGGCCTCTTTGAGTGGTTCTTCTCCAAGTTCAGAATCTCCGTGTTTCACGATGAAAATTCTTACAGAATGCAGTTGGCTAACATGGCTGGTTTGAACGATTTGATGGTAGCTAAAGCTGCAAATCCAGGTACTGAGCTGAGAACCTCCAAGTCAAAAAATGTAGGCAAGTCAAAGATTGAGCCTTTCTGTGGGGTTTCAGTTGCTGGAGCCGAGCAGAAGACATTTGAGTCGCAGAAGATCCCAGAGAAGTCAAAAATCGAGCTTATTGGTTGTGTTTCAGTTTCTGATACTGAGCAGAAGATCTCTGAGTCGCACGAGAACTCAGAGAGGTCAAAGATGGAGGTTATTGGTGGTGTTTCAGTGGCTAATACTGAGCAGAAGACCTTTGAGTTGCAGAAGAACTCAGAGAAGTCGAAGATCGAGGTTGTTGGTGGTGTTTCAGTTGCTGATGCAGATCAGAAGGCAAATATCAGAGCTGAAAAGTACCGAACATATCATAGGGCCTCGAAGCCAAAGATGCCAGGGCTGAAAACGATCAAAGATACCATTAGTCGCTCAGATTTTTCTAGTTCTGTTGCAAATGAGCCGTCTCTACAAGGGAAAGCTTGTATGGCAGATACACTCAGCAGACCTTCTGCTACCCTTGTACCGGACTTAAACAGTGGAGGCAATGCTTTAGCTTCTGCAGAATCTGACCATTTACAAAAACCGGAGACTTTAGTTCCTCCCAGTCCCCTCCCACAAAAGGAGGAGAGACCATTTTCTGTGATGTTAAACTTTCAGGCGGCGGCAGCAGCAGCAGCAGCAGCAGCAGCTCCACGTTCAATCTACGGAGCCTCGGGAACGGGTTATGTTTCCAGCCTGACAGATTTGGAAAGAAGGTTCACGAGCGCAGATCTTTGCGCTAAAGTCACTGGTACAGAGAAGAAGAAGAGAGGAAGGAAGAGGAAGAATCCAGAAGCTGCACATGCCACTAATGGTATACCTGACTTAAACGGAACAACTAAAGAGCCAGCTTCGGTTCCGCCTCAAGCTGAGCCTACTCTGCGCAGGAAACGTAGGAAGAAAGAGGAGATGCCCAACAGATCAACCAGAGGAATCACAGTTCTCGTCTTGAAGTTTTCCTCAAAAGAGTTGATGCCTTCAAAGGACGACTTAACCTCCACATTCTCCGCGTTTGGCCCTTTGGATGCTTCTGAAACACATGTCTATGAAGAACTTAGTGGAGCAGAGGTTGCCTTTGTGAGTAGTGGCGACGCTGTAGAAGCTGTTAAAAGCTTAGACAAAGCTAACCCATTTGGTGAGAACTTGGTGAGTTTCAGATTACAGCAGAAACTGATAAACGTAGTATACAGAAACATAGCCCCAAGGATGCCGGCAATCTCGCACGTTAGTCCATTACAGAAACCGAAGAATCCACCGATTAGCGTGGAATCCATGAAGCAGAATCTGTTGATGATGACTGCAATGCTGGATAAATCCGGGGATCATTTATCAAGAGAGACAAAGGCAAAACTGAAAAGCGATATCTCTGCTCTTCTGGAGAAGATAAGTTCTATGCCTAGCTCTTCTTCTTCTTCTTCCTGA